From a single Pochonia chlamydosporia 170 chromosome Unknown PCv3seq00010, whole genome shotgun sequence genomic region:
- a CDS encoding flavin-binding monooxygenase (similar to Cordyceps militaris CM01 XP_006671271.1) — translation MDTKSDFSSNGLDFDVIIIGAGVSGINAAYRIQNEAPPNTSYAIFESRDTIGGTWDVWRYPGIRSDSDIFTFSFGWNPWPGKESLAAGAKIKQYMIESAQEAGIDKHIRYQHKVISANWNTNQKCWEVMAQQAGSNNTDSSGKIVEPQFFRSRFIFLGTGYYDYKQPLHSVIPGIDNFTGKLINPQHWPQDYDYTNKEMVIIGSGATAVSIVPAVAKQVKHVTMLQRSPTWYFPLNQYGRIASVIRAIFPDRMARRLNRYRWMIQVQILLFMCRNLPTLAGGVLRFLTARLLPKDLDWNTHFQPRYGPWDQRLCVVMDGDLFAAFRSRQASIVTDHIDTVTQDSIVLKSGQVLTADVIVAATGIQLKFGGDIQFSVNDEPVHLIDKFAWKQCMLQDVPNLVFSFGYAENSWTLGANCAATVMIRVMKELQRQKVSSATPHIDASSQRMEPRPLWKLSSTYLKNMTSVFPKGGTGEWRPRSYYFADLWAAKWGVKLCEMQLPITFAAAANTDIWKKPPTHDVFTAPYRVHSKGPTLSFKSATITFLATYTHQFDQAGILFKFTNGSDRKWIKSGIELFNDAPRLSTVCTDNYSDWSVSDAPCGKEIRNASRPVTISAERSDDELGMTLWVYHVTDDGDKTPLREITWPFGTAAGAGWEVEVAAAIARPYKDTEGKMEATFTDFEVNWK, via the exons ATGGACACCAAGTCGGACTTTTCGTCCAACGGCCTGGACTTTGATGTAATTATCATCGGAGCAGGTGTTTCTGGCATCAACGCCGCGTATCGCATTCAAAATGAGGCACCCCCAAACACATCGTACGCGATATTCGAGAGTCGCGACACCATCGGTGGGACCTGGGACGTCTGGCGATACCCCGGAATCAGATCCGACTCGGACATCTTCACCTTCAGCTTTGGCTGGAATCCATGGCCGGGCAAGGAGTCGCTTGCTGCGGGCGCAAAGATCAAGCAATACATGATTGAGTCGGCGCAAGAAGCCGGAATCGACAAACACATCCGCTATCAGCACAAAGTCATCTCCGCAAACTGGAACACAAACCAGAAATGCTGGGAAGTCATGGCCCAACAGGcgggcagcaacaacaccgaCTCATCTGGTAAAATAGTCGAACCGCAATTCTTTCGCAGTCGgttcatcttcctcggcaCCGGATACTACGACTATAAGCAACCACTTCACTCGGTCATTCCCGGCATCGACAACTTCACCGGCAAACTAATCAACCCGCAGCACTGGCCCCAAGACTACGACTACACCAACAAGGAGATGGTCATTATTGGCAGCGGCGCGACAGCTGTTTCCATTGTGCCCGCTGTCGCCAAGCAAGTCAAGCATGTGACTATGCTTCAACGTAGTCCGACGTGGTACTTCCCCTTGAACCAGTACGGCAGAATAGCCAGCGTCATTCGAGCCATCTTCCCGGACAGAATGGCGCGCCGATTGAACCGGTACCGCTGGATGATCCAGGTTCAAATTCTGCTGTTTATGTGTAGAAACCTGCCAACGCTGGCGGGTGGCGTTTTGCGCTTCCTGACGGCGAGACTCCTCCCCAAGGATCTGGATTGGAATACACACTTTCAGCCGCGCTATGGACCCTGGGACCAGCGACTTTGTGTGGTTATGGACGGAGATCTGTTTGCCGCGTTTAGGTCCCGGCAAGCAAGTATCGTGACGGACCATATTGATACAGTGACGCAAGATAGCATTGTTCTCAAGTCGGGACAAGTTTTGACGGCGGATGTTATCGTCGCAGCGACGGGAATACAACTGAAATTCGGAGGAGACATCCAGTTCAGTGTCAACGATGAGCCTGTCCATCTAATTGACAAGTTTGCATGGAAGCAATGCATGCTGCAGGATGTACCTAACCTAGTCTTTTCATTTGGGTATGCCGAGAACTCGTGGACGCTGGGGGCGAACTGCGCTGCAACAGTCATGATTCGGGTGATGAAGGAGTTGCAGAGGCAGAAAGTATCGTCAGCGACGCCGCATATAGATGCGTCGTCGCAGAGAATGGAGCCCAGGCCACTGTGGAAACTGTCGTCAACGTATCTCAAGAACATGACGAGCGTGTTCCCCAAGGGAGGGACTGGAGAGTGGCGGCCGAGGAGTTACTATTTTGCTGATCTTTGGGCTGCGAAATGGGGAG TTAAACTTTGCGAAATGCAACTGCCTATTACCTTTGCGGCTGCTGCCAACACCGACATCTGGAAGAAGCCTCCCACTCATGATGTCTTCACAG CCCCCTACAGAGTCCACTCCAAAGGGCCAACCCTCAGCTTCAAATCCGCAACCATAACCTTCCTCGCCACCTACACCCACCAATTCGACCAGGCGGGCATCCTCTTCAAGTTCACCAACGGGTCCGACAGGAAATGGATCAAGTCGGGCATCGAGCTCTTCAACGACGCGCCCCGCCTCTCTACCGTCTGCACGGACAACTACTCCGACTGGAGCGTCTCCGATGCGCCGTGTGGCAAGGAGATCCGCAACGCCTCCCGCCCGGTGACCATCTCTGCTGAGCGGAGTGACGATGAGTTGGGCATGACGCTGTGGGTGTACCATGTCACGGATGATGGCGACAAGACGCCCTTGAGGGAGATTACGTGGCCGTTTGGGACGGCGGCGGGTGCGGGTTGGGAGGTGGAAGTTGCGGCGGCGATTGCGAGGCCGTACAAGGATACTGAGGGTAAGATGGAGGCGACTTTTACTGATTTTGAAGTGAATTGGAAGTGA